The window aattcctggaagcctggcactcagaccaagccgccatcaacagacacatagaggtaaacaacatttacatgccattcagaagagacaagagaaaagccgaaagaccaggacactcccttgccagcaatcaacacccaaataCGCAAAAATcaaactaggattaacaccagatgaaccatcaaatagcacaatacaccccaatcaaggaactattgactcagtcaatcaaccaagcagcaaacagcagcccagtcaaggaacccccaaggagagcgcaaccccccccccaacacaagcagggcaagccacagtttataaacagagagcaaggccccctccctcttcgcactgaagatgttgcctagcctggcaatgaaacatctgcaagaaaacaacaaacaagGACTCCACTGTTTGGCAACTTTCTGTTACGCAAACCTGGGGATAGATTAAATCAAGTATAACAACGAAGTCCGACCTGTGTGCACATGCTCAGCTGGTCCCACTTCAGTGGCAAAGCTCTTTGGGGGAGGTTGAGGAACATCCTGATCCTGTGGACTTCATTGCCCCAAGATGGTGGGGTTGGCATCTCACCTGCATGGTTTTTGAACACTTCAGCCCAGTGTTTCTgaagcttggccactttaagatgggtggacttcaactcccagaactccccagccagccaagctggctagggaattctgggagttgaagtccacccatcttaaagtggccaaggttgaggaacactggtatgGGCCAATCAAATCAGTGTGTATTGATTTCTCTTTCTGCACAGCGTTTGGCTGGGGCCACGCTTCTCATCTTCGCCAACAAGCAGGACCTGCCAGGAGCATTAAGTCCCAGTGCCATCCAGGAGGTAAGTCCCAGTGCCATCCAGGAGGGCACCCATGATGGTTGGGGGCCTGGAGGTCGTTCCtcagggcagcatttctcaacctcggccactttaagctgtgtggatttcaagtcccagaattcccatagctatttggggaattctgggagttgaagtccactcagctttaaagtggccgaggttgagaaacacggccttGGGGTTTCAAATTGAAAAAGGCAGTAGCTAAAACTTAGCAGAGTTTTAGAACTGGGGGCAAAGAGCAGAGtgggaattattttattaaacttcaaGAACATTACCATAAATTTTTTTTAAACGCATAtacactgtgtgtatgtgtgaaataCGGTTTAATACAGTTACATTGTTATATTGCAGTTTAATTATTCGTGAGCTATATcgtgaaaaaacagaaaaaataacttagggaataggaaaaaaatgaaaaaaaaccataattagcaaaatttaaaatgttggttttaaatcaaaatcaaaatttaaaaaatgtaaataactaTATTTGATAGAAAGATGACTTCTATTTCTATGcctatctgtctgtccatctatataatgcaatgtttcccaacctcagcaactggctggggaattctgggagttgaagtccacgcagcttaaagttCCTGCCCTGAGGAATGCCCTCCAGGCCCCCAACCACCATGGGTGCCCTCCTGGgaactgctctctctctctctgtatatctatatatagatacacAAACATGCCCATTTAAAGATCGATAAAAAGATGAATAAATAGCTAACCAACTATTAATTGAACCTGGAATGGGATTATCAGATTTGCTGCTCTGGTGATGCAAAGCTGATTCCCAGGCAGAGAGTAGACAAATGGCATGAAGTCTCTGGTCCAGCGTCCATCAGGCCTGGGGTGGGTTATAAACCATTCAAGATCATCAGTGATTCGTTCCGTTTTAAAGTCAGGCATTGCACCAAACTGGCCTGCCGAGATCCGCTAACAACGTTAGGGTAACAACGGATAACAACCGGGCTTCAGAAACCAAAGCTTGGTGCAGCTGCTCCGTGGGCCCTGCTTTCCCCGCTTGCCCCCTCCAGAGGAGAACAACCAACTCATGCCAAAAATCCAGGGACAGTAAGCCTGGACAGAGAGGCCTACCCAGagaagggaggtcaaaaaagtcaagatggtggccacgattGTGCATTCTAAGCCCTGCAGtggccatcttgcctttttcgAGCCCTAGGCCAGGGTTCAAGGCTTTGGGTGAGGCTTTGGGTGGGTCCCCAGCCCCCACAGACGCACACAGAAGGGGgtttccctgttttttttcctttccttccttcccaggccCTGGATCTTGACAGCATCCAGACGCACCACTGGTGCATCCGCGGCTGCAGCGCTTACACCGGGGAGAATCTGCTGGCGGGCGTCGACTGGCTGCTGGACGACATCTCGAGCCGGATATTCACCGCGGACTGAGAGGATCCAGAGACTGCATTTTGCCCAATGCTTAAAGGCCCACCTTTGGCCCTGCATCTGGGGCCGAACGAAGCAACTTCTGGTGCAAAAATCAGCGCCTGCATCTCCATCCGGGGTGGCCCGTGGCATTGATCCTGCTGCAGGGGTTGGGGGGAAAGCCGTGGGTAGCTTCCTCCCCTCTGCTTCCCCGCGTGGGATTGTATTAAAAGCAGACTAATAAAGCTGTGGCTTGGTTTTAAAGAGAGGCGTGTCGGTGGCTTGGCGGGTTTAGAGGCAGTTTGCGTATTTTTGGCTGGGCTAGGAATAGGGATCCTTCCTGTGCGGGTCCCGGCCCTGTACTGTGGTTCAAGGTTCGCACGTGCTAGGCCATATCCAGCTTATTTAGCTGGGGGTGGCGTTCCCACAACTGGCCAGGGAAAGACTCAGCAACTGGATTCATACCCTCTTGAGAGCTTGGTTGGTTTTTAAATCAGTTCGTTCTTCTGTGGATGCAAACTGGCCTGTTGGTTTCTAGTTTCTGGTTCACCACATTGCGTGAACCTGGGAAATGGGTTGATTCCACAACCAGGTTAAGCCCGCTGTGAGAATGCAAGAATTCCACCGCCTCTTAAGAGAGGGACCATGAGACTTTCGAACCAACCCAGAACAAGATTGCCTGGAACAGCTTCCAAACTTGGAATTTAATTCGCATCGCCCGGCTGACCAGCTTTCTATTTTAGTAAAACTGCCATCATGTGGATTTCATTACTCGTTCTGTTTATTGTTGTAAAAACTCTATTTTAGGGCTATAAGCCTTGCACAACAGTCCCGGTCCCCTGGTGGTTAGAACATTGAAATAACCATAACCCTACTTTGGAGAGAAACAAATCTGCTTATTAAGCCCCAGGTGCAGGAAAATATATTTCCAGCTGCAAAAGTTAATCCTATCCCTAATAAAAGAGGTCCAGGTGCAGATGGGAATAAACCAGCTTTTTCCAGCTTGGCAACCTCTAGATTGGTGGTTTGGCCACTTTACGATGtgggaacttcaactcccagaattccccagccagcaaggctggctggggaattctgggagttgaggtccccaCATcgtaaagtggccaagtttgagaaacacggaTCTAGATGCACGTTGAGACTCCAACTCCCAAGCTTCCCAGCCTGCTTTGGGATTCGGGAAGTGGTCGTCCCCGGGTCCCTGAAGGGCGCCAGGTTGGGGGACGAAACCCGTCGTCGTTCTCCTTTCGCCAATCGAGGACGTTGCGCAGGATCCCTAAACGCCGAGCTCGCCGGGCCGCCCTTTGCAGACGCTCCCTGGCGCGGCCGCCGAGCAGGGAGGGGGCCGGGCGCGCATGCGCCCTGCGGCAGAGCCCGGGCTTCCCGGCGGCGGGCGCAGCCCTGGATTTAAAGGCGCCGCGACGGCCGAAGGGGCGGCGGGATGTCCCGCCGGGCGGCGGAGGAGTACCAGCGGTGCTACACGGTCAGCGACCCCCGCAGCCACCCGAAGGGCTACACGGAGTACAAAGTCACCGCCAAAGTGAGGAGGGGGTTGCGGGGAGACTCCCCCGGTGGGCGGGGGTCCCCGCTCTCTCCCCAGGTCCGGCTCGACGCGGGACCCGAAAGGCAAGGAGGACGGAGCAGCCAGGCATGGGCTGCCGGGGCATGTGCAGAGAGCTGAGCAGAGGGGAGGAAGAGGGCGGcgagcccccctcccctttcctttgcaGAGGAGGGGGAGAGGCTGCTCCCCAGCTTCCCTCCCCGCCTGGCCCTTGGCAGATGCGCGGGGCTACAGTTCCCATCCTCCTCAGCCGGCAGAGCTGGGGGGAAGCGGGTGCCAGGCGGGGAAATAGTTGACCGGGGTCCCCGGGGCAGGTCTGGGCGATCTCAGGAGGGCCCTGCCTCCTGGCTGCACTTGCTGGGAAAACGTCTCGGCAGGCTGGCAGGAGGGAGCCTGGCTTGAGCTGGCATCTCGCCCTCTGCCCCGCCCCACCGCCTCCGCCGTTCCGGGGCTGCCCAGCGCTCGGGGAGGGCGGAGGGCAGAGCCGGCCGGGTGTCCACCCTGGGACTGGCCCTGAAGGTCCcgtctctctttccttccagtttGTCTCAAAGGTGAATCCGGATGATGTCAAGGAGGTACGTCCTGACGGGGTGGACCGGGGTGCAGAGGAAAGGGCAGAAACGCCCTTTGCACAACACGCTATCCTAAGTTGGGGGTTGGCTGGCGGagcagctggattcacacaacacccttaacTTGAGTCTCAACCAGCCTCTctcggggtttgcccagtgcccTGGTGGTATTCTCTTGGACGCTTAGCCAGGGCAATTGCAAATCCATCTGCTGCATTCGCACACCGTTCTAAACTTAATTAATATGAATCTTGGTTAGTTTATTTGGGGGTTAGCTTAATGTGCAAACACTATTAGTTTATGGCTCAATGTACTGTGCAAACACAGGCAGCTGAATCATCCAGGAATCAGGTTGAATAAGTTGTGGGAACATAACAGTGAACCATAGACTAGCTAAACAGGCTGTGTTCAACAACACACAGAGCCGAAAAACAAACCAAGGTTAACTTTCATcagtttagcatgctgtgtaTGTGTATCTTCACTGAGCTGGACAAGCATAATATGTGAATACGCTCTGGGTAGATACTTTATGGTTCAGGACGTTGTGTGAACCCGTCAGTCAGTTCAGTAAACCATTATCTTAATTAACTGTGGTTTAGTGATATATATGTGTCAATATAGTCGGTTAGCAGTAACAttacaaaattaaattgctgCTCAATACACAGTTAATGTCACAGCAGGAAGCAGCACTTAGTCTGCCTTGAGTGAGCCAGAAACCTAAGCAAAGTTTGAAGCTGGTTCgtccttggatggaagaccactaggaaatcccaagaTTAAATAATCCCAAAAGAAGGCAGTTTAGTCTGATGTTCTCTCTGTAAACTTCACAATGTGTGCACCATCATTCCCTCGATCCTGTGCATTGGGTGAAATCAGTCCCTTTCCTAGGCAACTTCCCAGTCTGATCTGGTGAGAGGCTTCCTGCTAGCCAGTTCCGCAGTTTGTCCTAGTCAGTTTCACAGCATAGGAGAAAATGCTCCAGCTGGATTTCCTTTGCTCTTAGGAGAGAAATCAATAACGCTGTGATTAGGAAACATTCTGCTCTTCACAGCACGTGGAACCCATAACTGTCCCAAAGGCCTCTCttaaagaagagagaaaagcatATTTTTCAGGGAACTAAAAACCAAGTGATCGGATGTGAGATCTGCCACAGAGTGAGTACTCTTAGGGAAAAGGACCAGGATCTTAAATTTATTTTGAGTCAGTAATAGAGAAGGTACTTGGCATGCAAAGGATTCCAGGCTTGTGGAATTGGGAGGGGtgttagaggtcatctagtccaacccaacCAActcaggatccactagagcagtgGTTCGCAAACGTTTCCGTCTcgggacccctttacattcttaaaaacgATTGAGGACCCCaaggtttatgtgggttatagcTATCGATACTTACTGTATTAGACATTAAAATCGAGGcgttttaaaacatttgtttatttgactgtctgtctgtcatctctaCATATCACAACTATATCACGCAAGGGGTGggccagatcagtgtttctcaatctgggcAACTTTAAAGATGGATGGacttggacttccagaattccccagccagccatgctggctggggaattctgggagtccaagtccacccaccttaaagttcccacggttgagaaacagtgcgCTGCGCTACCCTGGCTGTTCAGACCTGCAGGGAGTCCCTGACTGTAGAAAGCTAGCATAGCCAAGATCTGGATCTGGGAGAAACAGGCTTTTCTTCCCCCTGCCTCTCCCTCCTCTGCGCCCGACAGATTGTGGTCTGGAAGAGGTACAGCGACTTCAAGAAGTTGCACGCGGACTTGGCTTACACCCACCGCCACCTCTTCCGCCGCCTGGAGGActtcccctccttccccagaGCCCAGCTCTTTGGTGAGTTCGGAGCCCCAGGAAGAGACCGGGCCTTTGGGGCTCGGCGCCTCCCTCCCGGGCGTCCCCATCCCCGGCCGTTGGCATCCCACAGCTCTGGCCTCCTGTGGGCCACGTTGGCTGGGGATTAGGCAGTCCCGAGCTTTGTCGCCTACCTTAACGCCGCCCCGCTTCCGCAGGCCGCTTTGACCCCGAGGTGATTGAAGACAGGCGGAAGGCGGCCGAAGCCGTGCTGCGCTTCACCGTGCACATCCCTGCCTTAAACAACAGCCCCCGGCTGAAGGAGTTCTTCCAGGTACCgaaattcattcattcgtttattTTCGATCCGTGGCAGCCACatttggtggggagggaggggctgACACTGCACTGAACCCCTGTGGCTTGCCAGAGGCCCTGCTTGTAGTCCACGGGACTGGGTGGCAAAGTTCACCGTGATTCCTGATCTCCCTCGCAAAGCAGGGCTCAATTCCTGTTGCGATCCCGGCaataaaattacaggtagtccttgcttaacgaccacaattgggaccggaattttggttgctaagggatgcggttgttaagcaaacctgACCCGATTGTATGACCAtttctgcagtggtcattaagtgaaccacatggtcgttaagcagaccatgtagttgttaagtgaatcacgccattccccattggttttgcttgccagaagccggctgggaaggtcaatggcgatcacatgaccacgatcATAAGcgtgagaaccggttgtaagttgggtttctagcaccattgtaagtccaaactgtcgctAAACATATGgccattaagagaggactacctgtagttggacTGTTGGATCCACGGGTGAGTCGTCACGACCTGCCAGATAAGGATTAAATGTGGTTCGGGGTCACCCCTTGTCTGGGCATCTTACCTTACATTAACCCATGATATGGTTTGATACACTGtgcccaaacatgccaacgcagCCATCGTGTGTCGCTGAGCCATGTttagggtttagcatgttgtacaaaaaGGCTGGTTCGACATGCTTAACGAGGCCAGATCCAGGTCCAGCAGCTGCATTCATACGATACGGTAAACTTGGTTAGTTTTGACCTGAGCCTGTCATGGGAACCTGGCCCATCGTTTTCGACTCAGCTTCATGCCCAAATCCAGAACGTGGGTGAATTCAGCGACTCGGTTCCGCAGGTTGTGTGAAAGCTGCGGCTGTCTTGCTCTTCCAGGGTGGAGAGGGGAGGAGTTGTCCCGGGCACTGCGACTCGCcttctctgcctctgcctctgcctctgacCCCGGTGCCCGCGGGAGGAGTCGAACAGGGCGAAGATGCTCTGGAGTTAGTCCAGGAAGACGGACTGCTGGGCACGAAGCCGGAGGCGGCCAGGGAGGATGGCGTCTCTGAGGCCCGGATGGAGAACAGAGGTACCCCCTTAAGGCCCTGGGTTCCTGGAACAAGAAAGGTTGAAGGTCGTATTTCCCTTAGGCTCGCCTTGTGTAGAGGAAGGCATTCTGCACATGCTCGGGTGCAGTCTTGCAACAGCCCTTACAAAAAATGTGCCTTTCGTGGATTCTCGCCggaaaatgaaaagaaggaaaaagggaaacccAGAAAATCCTACCCTCCATTTTTTCCTGATTGTTTGGGGAAAAGCATGGAAACGTGGGGAAAAACCTAGCAGTTCCCCCTGAATTTTTCAGGTTTTTCTTTTGATGTTTATATCTTTAATCCCAACAAAAAGGGTTTGTGTGCATTCGGAGTAAATTACCCTGTTTCTACAGCATGCTTAACCCAGTTAATCATTAACCCAGTCCAATCTTAATATGGTCCGGCCAAACGGTATCATATTACTGGAAGCCCTCAActtacaactacaattgggactggaatttccatcgtaggtcattgtggtcataagtcaccacatgaccagacccaattttatgaccctttttacggcagtcattaagtgaatccagcttccccaatgggcactttttgctggaaaaagacaaaaaacgtTCCAAAAACGTGATCATGGGtccgcgggatgctgcaaccagttgtaaatgcaagctggtggCCAGGCACCCAAAATGCCATCATGTAACTGCAGGGTAgtggtgtgacattttgcgacACTCAGTAGTGCTTTgtaggccataaagcacccatcccaaggccattgtaactttgcaccgttgttaaacgaatggccgtaagtcgaggagtacctgtTACAAGGTCAAAAGTCCTCATTTTGAGGATAGAGTCCCACCTGCTTTGCCCAGACAGTGCCTTCTCTCCCACAAGCCCTTGTGTCACAGTGCTTCTCAgtctgagcaactttaagatgcgtggacttcaactcccagaattccccacatctaaaagttgcccaGGCTGCAAGAGAGTGAAGGCAAAATGTCAAGACGTAACTAGCTTTAGGAGGTGCATCCTGTGCcaggaagatttttatttttcagtcgCTCTTCTCTCCAACTCATTTCCTTGGAGGACTAGAGAAGCCAAACAGGCCACGGAGCTGGAGCTGGATTGAATCGTTCCCAGAATGCAACTGTCTGCGAAGCTTAACCCCCTATTGACTTAGTTCATCATGTTGTGAGAATATGGCTCATAGGTGGGATAAATGTGTCATaatcctttccccccaccccaaatctcacCCTACTCTTTAGACAACCACTTGCCAAATATGCTGGCTGGCTGCTGATTTGCATCTCACACTAAGCCGTAAACtataatttacaaaccacaatcaTTAGGTCCAGAGGTTGCCCTAATCCGTAATGTGGTTCGTTCAGTTTTGGCTTTGTGTGGGATGTGATTCCAGATGTTGTGGCCAAGTTCTCCATGTTGAGCTCTCCTCTGGGGCTTCTGAAGGACCCTGAACCTGGAAGGAGGCTTGGGAGGTCAGCACTGGGTCTGTAACTGCTCTGATTAGGTGGGGTGCCTCTGGCAATTTGGGAGCGCGCTGCTCTCAAGGTGGGCATCCATAACGGTGGGAGCGCCTGCTTCCGTTAACCGATGCTTCTACCACAGAGGGGACCTCTGAACCTATGAAACCAGAGGACCTGGACGCCCTCTTTGCCACTGGGGAGGCGGATGTGGAGGAGGTCAAGAGCAACTCGCCTTCCCACTGCCTCTTATCGGTCCAAGAACTAGCTCTCTTTGACCCCTTTTCCAAGGAAGGTAGGTCAATGATGGAGGGCCGCCAGGGGCATGTCTCCTGCCCATGCGCAGGCCCTGTGCCTGGGAAAGGGAGTGGAGGCCAACCCCAGACACCGATAGGGGTTGGAAGGGTCTCCCCACCTGGCTCCCGTCTCCTGGCACTCCTCCCCAGGCCGGGCGAGCATCTGCCCATCGATTGTTTTTGTGACCCAGCCTCGGCTGCCACCAGCCTCTCCCACGGGGAAGATCTGGCTTCTCTGGAAGGCTCAGGGACCAGGCCGGGATTCCTTCTCAGCACAGAAACAGTGCGGAAGCCTGAGGAAGGGGGTGCCTCGTCGGACCCCGGCAGGTATCTGCCCCTGGCGACGGAGCGGATCCGGCAGGCCGTGCTGTGTGAAGCCACCAAAGACTACCAGGGAGCCTTTCATGGCTACCGCAGCGGAGTCGACTTGCTCCTTCAGGGTCTGCAAGGTAATTTGAGTTGCATGTGGGCCCCTGGGGCCCCTGTGGTTTTTCCCAGACTGGGGAGTTGCTGAGCACTGGAGGACCCAAGGCCGGTCAAGATGGCTGGTGTTCGTAGAGAGAGGCCCTTGCCTGGACCAGGAGAAGCTGCTGACCTACTGCGAAGAACCCAGCGATCTCAGCCTTGCAATTCACCAGGTGGCCTCTGAGGGTCACCAGAAGGCCAAGTCCAGGGTTGAGGGTTGAGAGACCCTTGGTCCTCCACCACCACCTTAGGGCCAAGGGAACAAAATCTCAGGGCTCGATACAGCGTTCACAGCGCTTGTAGGATCTTGAGATAAGGTCCGAATTCACACAACAGGCGAAGATAAGGAGTGGGCTCCCCCAGGCCCCTGAACCAGAAacaaccccaccccttttatccCAGCCTGATGTGTTGTGAAACCCACTCGCTAAGCCAATGTTTCCAGCCTCAGCAATTTCAGGGTGTGGGAGACCATAAAGCACAtcagctgggggattctgggagtcgaagtccacctgtcttaaagtggccaaggttgagaaaccctcacAGCCCAACCCCTACAGCAGTCTTTCTCAGTCTTGGCCGCTTTACGAAGAgctgacttcagctcccagaattcaactcctgGATtaagcctggagccttaaccgctagaccaaactgtcttCTTGTTTGCAGGGGATCCAGATCCAGCCCGCAGGGAAGCAGTCAAGAAGAAGACGGCGGAGTACCTCCAGAGAGCTGAAGAGATCTCTCAGCAACATTTGAAAGATCTAGAGCTGTGAGTCCAACCCCAGACCCACCATCAGCCTTTCCTGCTGCCAACAGACCAGGGATCCTGCCTGGCCACTTTCCTGAGGCTGTTTTTTGTAGGGTGTTGGAATTCCAGCATAAAACAAGTTTGTAAATTTTCTTTCAAGTGACTCTGGCTGAGTTCTTGGCTTTCTTTGTTCACTGGGCACTTTCCAATCACCCACCATCAGTTGTGGATTTGAAATGTTAATGACTCCGGGCAAAAATGACCTTGGgaatttctcttcccttcttggAGGGCTGAGAAAGCGGGCCAAGGTTGACTGAAGAGCTGGGGTTCACACAGGGCACTGAACCAGGGGTTGTCTGAACCTGAACTTCCTTCTTCAATTCACCCACTCTATGGGCTTGCCCAAAGCACTGGATGTTAAACttaaccagagtttctcaaccttggcaactttaagttgtgtggacttcaactcccggaattccccagccagcaacattGCTTTAACCAAATAGGCTGAGTTTACACAACCAGGCGAACAAGATGggtgtgctgtgtgaatgcagacgCTAACATCAGCAGCTGGCATCCTCCAGTTTTCTCTGCATGGAGCAATTTTCCAGTCCATTGCTGTGGATGTTGGGTCAACAAAACACCAGAGGGGAGAATATTTGGAGATTGTTTTGCGGAGTGATTTTCCAG of the Candoia aspera isolate rCanAsp1 chromosome 17, rCanAsp1.hap2, whole genome shotgun sequence genome contains:
- the SNX15 gene encoding sorting nexin-15; translation: MSRRAAEEYQRCYTVSDPRSHPKGYTEYKVTAKFVSKVNPDDVKEIVVWKRYSDFKKLHADLAYTHRHLFRRLEDFPSFPRAQLFGRFDPEVIEDRRKAAEAVLRFTVHIPALNNSPRLKEFFQGGEGRSCPGHCDSPSLPLPLPLTPVPAGGVEQGEDALELVQEDGLLGTKPEAAREDGVSEARMENREGTSEPMKPEDLDALFATGEADVEEVKSNSPSHCLLSVQELALFDPFSKEASAATSLSHGEDLASLEGSGTRPGFLLSTETVRKPEEGGASSDPGRYLPLATERIRQAVLCEATKDYQGAFHGYRSGVDLLLQGLQGDPDPARREAVKKKTAEYLQRAEEISQQHLKDLEL